The window CTTGTCAATGTTGCATATTCAAGCCAGGTTTTTTCAATCTGGTCTCCCGCAATTGACGCAACAATAGTTTTGTTCGGAGTGCCTTTTTTACCGTCTTTAACTTCAAATATTTGTATTTTTATTTCCTGTTCAGTTTTTGCCGGTATTAATTTCATTGCGATTGCAGGTTCAAATACTGAAATGGGCGTTTTAAGAGAATCTGCAGGGTCAATCGGAGGGGCTCCCTCAATTTCGTTATTGAGCCAAGTATTTGTTTCAGCGCCTTTAGCGCCCCGGCCTCCGCAAAGTATAGGAGCAGTATCGCGGGCCGTAAAATAATCCGTAGGCGACCACAAAGCTATATAATTAGGCCCTTTCAGGTTTATTTGTTCAATTGGGACTTCAGCCCAAAACCATCTCGCTTCGCCAGTCCCGGATTGTGCATTCATTAAATCTCCCTCAACAGGCAGGTCCAGGCTTGAAGCAAGAAAATATCTTGAGTTAGATTTCCAGGCAGAGGTGGAAGAAATCCCTATATAAATATCTCCGGGTATGGGCTCATTTTCCCAACTTGACTTTCCTTCAACAGGGCGTACCTTTGCCCGCCCCAGTTTTGCGCCAATATAAGCCTTTCTATAAAATTCTGTAGGGCTTTCAGGAATATTAGAAATTTTTTCTAGCCAGCAGACATTATAGCCCACATACCAGTTGCCGTCCCAGCCGGAATTTGCAAGAATATCGTATTCGTTAATATTTGGAAGCTCGCATAGGTAAACCGGCGGAACAAGAGGAGCTGCTTTTACCGGAGCATAAGGTACAAACAGTAAAAATAATAGGCTTAATAATTTTTTCATTTTAAAATTCCGTCTATAACGACGCTTCTTTGTAAAACTTATTATCCAGCCTGGTTTTATAAGGCCCGGTGCAATTACGCCAGTGCTGGGCGTAGCCGCAATTGATCCAATCAAGCGCCGCTTTTTGCGCTCCTACGTCATAGCCTAGCTTTTCAGACAGATACCACTTATGTATGATAATTTCTTTCTTTTGCGCAGCTACTTCATTTTTTATTTTCAGTTCGCGCCATTTTTTTGAATGGTTCATAAAAAAGTCATTTTTAGCGAATTCCATTCCGACATCGTACCGGGCTTTTTCACTTATAAACCATTTATGGGTTAATACGGCGTTTATTTCTTCGAAGTCAAGTTCTTTCAGCGTAGGAATCTTTTCTTCAAACATAAGCATTGTAAGTATTTTCTATTTGCCCTGATTTGTTTTTTTTAATGCCTTCCGCAACAAGCGCGCCTTCGCCTTTAAGGAGGACAAAAACTTCATCAGATTTCATGTGCCTTTCAAGTCTTGTTATTTTATTTAAAGTAAGCTCTTGGAGAGTATTTAAAAAAGCCACGCGCCATTTTTCAAAATCTATCTTAGGTTTATAGCCGTGCCCGTTGTGTTGTTTTACCTGTAAATAATTGTTTGCCATGATCGTTTTTATTGACTGTAACATTTTACATTAATTTCCAAAGTTATGCAAGGAAATTTTTACTAACCGGCCAAAATTTAGTATAATAAAAAAATAGTGTATTAAATCTTTTAAATATTTACAAATGCTATGTACTTTATCTACGATTTAATTTCATTCTGCGCTTTTGTTTTGCTTTTACCTTACGTACTGTTTAAACTGCAGTCGAAAAACACCGGCCTGCAGTGGAGGCACCGGCTGGGGCTGATAGGCAATTTACCGGAGGGCAGATACATATGGGTTCATTGCGCGTCAGTAGGCGAAGTAAAAGTGGCTTCTCTTTTGATTGAAGAACTGCATAAAAAAATGCCCGATCATAAAATCGTTCTTTCTGTAATTACCAGGTCAGGCTATCGGGTCGCAAATGATACTGTGTCGTCGGTAAAAAAGGTATTTTATGCCCCTATAGACATATCCCTTTTTGTCGAAAGAACTGTAATGATAATAAAACCTGAATTGTTCGTGCTGGTTGAAACAGAACTCTGGCCCAACCTTATCAGGCTGGTTGACAAATCAGGGGCAAAGATAGTAACGATAAACGGAAGAATTTCAGATAAAAGTTACGGCGCTTATAAATTTTTAAGGTTTTTTATAAAAAAAATTGTTAGAAAGGTTGACCTGTTTTTAATGAGAGAACAGTTTGACTATGACCGGATAATCGAGCTTGGGGCGGAAAAAGAAAAGGTCAGTATTACCGGCAATATCAAATATGACATCATTATTTCCGACAACATCAAAAAGTATGTTGTTGAGAAAGAGTATTTTGGTTTCAACGGCGGCAACAAAATATTTGTTGCGGGAAGCATAAGAGAAGGCGAAGAAGAACTCATAATAAAGGCCTATGATGATTTACTGAACAACTTTCCTCAATTAAAAATGATATTTTCTCCCAGGCATCTTGAAAGAGTGCCCTTAGTTGAAGAAATGCTTGAGAAAAGGAACATTTCGTATGTAAAAAAATCAAACTTTCTTGAACTTAAAGACTTTCAATGCCTCATCCTTGATGTTTATGGGGAGCTTATGAAGGCCTACTACGTTGCGGATATAGTTTTTGTCGGCGGCAGTTTACTGCCATTCGGCGGGCAGAATATTATTGAGCCCGCAAGTTTGGGTAAAGTTGTAATGTTCGGCCCTTACACGGAAAGTTTTAAGGAACCGGCTGATTTGCTGGTAAAAAATAACGCCGGAATCAGAGTAAAAGATACCGAAG of the Elusimicrobiota bacterium genome contains:
- a CDS encoding DUF4032 domain-containing protein; the encoded protein is MFEEKIPTLKELDFEEINAVLTHKWFISEKARYDVGMEFAKNDFFMNHSKKWRELKIKNEVAAQKKEIIIHKWYLSEKLGYDVGAQKAALDWINCGYAQHWRNCTGPYKTRLDNKFYKEASL
- a CDS encoding 3-deoxy-D-manno-octulosonic acid transferase, with amino-acid sequence MYFIYDLISFCAFVLLLPYVLFKLQSKNTGLQWRHRLGLIGNLPEGRYIWVHCASVGEVKVASLLIEELHKKMPDHKIVLSVITRSGYRVANDTVSSVKKVFYAPIDISLFVERTVMIIKPELFVLVETELWPNLIRLVDKSGAKIVTINGRISDKSYGAYKFLRFFIKKIVRKVDLFLMREQFDYDRIIELGAEKEKVSITGNIKYDIIISDNIKKYVVEKEYFGFNGGNKIFVAGSIREGEEELIIKAYDDLLNNFPQLKMIFSPRHLERVPLVEEMLEKRNISYVKKSNFLELKDFQCLILDVYGELMKAYYVADIVFVGGSLLPFGGQNIIEPASLGKVVMFGPYTESFKEPADLLVKNNAGIRVKDTEEMKGVITDYLEDPVQFKQYSINAKKVINKLEGVTKRTVELIKKFFDE